Proteins co-encoded in one Streptomyces sp. JH34 genomic window:
- a CDS encoding HAD-IC family P-type ATPase, producing the protein MTQRALDSSGERPDSAGTSPAPVPPGGLTTAEVAERVARGEVNDVPVRSSRSVTEIVRANVLTRFNLIIGVLWAIMLFVAPIQDSLFGFVIIANTGIGIVQEWRAKKTLDSLAVIGEARPTVRRDGSAAEVSVSEIVLGDLVELGPGDKAVVDGTVAEADSLEIDESLLTGEADPVVKRPGDPVMSGSFVVAGGGAFTATKVGREAYAAQLAEEASRFTLVQSELRSGISTILMYVTWMMVPTAIGLIISQLVVKNDNFKDSVARTVGGIVPMIPEGLVLLTSVAFAIGVIRLGRKQCLVQELPAIEGLARVDIVCLDKTGTLTEGGMDVTEVRPLDGSDEDHVHRVLGALGASDPRPNASLQAIIDAYPDGAGWDVTRTMPFSSARKYSGASFSEGNGETSAWLLGAPDVLLASDDPALAETGQLNEQGLRVLLLARVRGELDAPDAAAEAVPTALVVLEQRLRPDAGETLAYFDDQDVAAKVISGDNAVSVGAVAQKLGMPGAEHPLDARRLPEDRDDMATEIERNAVFGRVTPQQKRDMVAALQTRGHTVAMTGDGVNDVLALKDADIGVAMGSGSEATRAVAQIVLMDNSFATLPSVVAEGRRVIGNITRVATLFLTKTVYSVLLAILVVCFQVEYPFLPRHLTLLSTLTIGVPAFFLALAPNKERARPHFVRRVMRYAVPSGVIAAAATFVTYLLARHHYAGTGALDAETSAATLTLFLVSMWVLAIIARPYTWWRIALVATMGLCFLIVLAVPWLQDFFALRLVGTTMPWAAVGIAAVAAAVLELAWRLVGRRFPT; encoded by the coding sequence ATGACGCAGCGGGCACTCGACTCCTCCGGTGAGCGACCGGACTCCGCAGGGACCTCTCCCGCCCCCGTGCCACCGGGCGGTCTGACCACCGCCGAGGTCGCCGAACGGGTGGCACGGGGCGAGGTCAACGACGTACCGGTCCGCTCGTCCCGGTCGGTCACCGAGATCGTCCGCGCGAACGTCCTCACCCGGTTCAACCTGATCATCGGCGTGCTCTGGGCGATCATGCTGTTCGTCGCACCGATCCAGGACAGCCTCTTCGGCTTCGTGATCATCGCGAACACCGGGATCGGCATCGTCCAGGAATGGCGGGCCAAGAAGACCCTGGACAGCCTCGCGGTGATCGGCGAGGCCAGACCGACGGTGCGGCGGGACGGAAGCGCCGCCGAGGTCTCCGTGTCCGAGATCGTCCTCGGTGATCTGGTGGAGCTGGGTCCCGGGGACAAGGCCGTCGTCGACGGCACGGTCGCCGAGGCCGACAGCCTGGAGATCGACGAGTCGCTGCTGACCGGCGAGGCCGACCCCGTGGTGAAGCGGCCCGGCGACCCGGTGATGTCCGGCAGCTTCGTCGTCGCCGGGGGCGGCGCGTTCACCGCCACCAAGGTCGGCCGCGAGGCCTACGCCGCCCAGCTCGCCGAGGAGGCGTCCCGCTTCACCCTCGTCCAGTCCGAACTGCGCAGCGGGATCAGCACGATCCTCATGTACGTGACGTGGATGATGGTGCCGACCGCGATCGGGCTGATCATCAGCCAGCTGGTCGTCAAGAACGACAACTTCAAGGACTCGGTGGCCCGCACGGTCGGCGGCATCGTCCCGATGATCCCCGAGGGCCTGGTCCTGCTCACCTCGGTCGCCTTCGCGATCGGCGTCATCCGGCTCGGCCGCAAGCAGTGCCTCGTGCAGGAGCTGCCCGCCATCGAGGGACTGGCCCGCGTCGACATCGTCTGCCTGGACAAGACCGGCACCCTCACCGAGGGCGGCATGGACGTCACCGAGGTCCGTCCGCTGGACGGCTCCGACGAGGACCACGTGCACCGCGTCCTGGGCGCCCTCGGGGCCTCCGACCCCCGGCCCAACGCCAGCCTCCAGGCCATCATCGACGCCTACCCGGACGGCGCGGGCTGGGACGTCACCCGGACCATGCCCTTCTCCTCGGCCCGCAAGTACAGCGGCGCCTCCTTCAGCGAGGGGAACGGCGAGACCTCCGCCTGGCTCCTCGGCGCCCCCGACGTGCTGCTGGCCTCCGACGACCCCGCCCTCGCCGAGACCGGCCAGCTCAACGAACAGGGGCTGCGGGTCCTGCTCCTCGCCCGGGTACGGGGCGAACTGGACGCCCCGGACGCCGCCGCCGAGGCCGTACCGACCGCGCTCGTCGTCCTGGAGCAGCGGCTGCGCCCGGACGCCGGGGAGACCCTGGCCTACTTCGACGACCAGGACGTGGCCGCGAAGGTCATCTCCGGCGACAACGCCGTCTCGGTCGGGGCGGTGGCGCAGAAGCTCGGGATGCCGGGCGCCGAACACCCCCTGGACGCGCGCCGGCTGCCCGAGGACCGCGACGACATGGCCACGGAGATCGAGCGGAACGCGGTGTTCGGCCGGGTCACCCCGCAGCAGAAGCGCGACATGGTCGCCGCGCTCCAGACCCGGGGGCACACCGTCGCGATGACCGGCGACGGCGTCAACGACGTGCTCGCGCTGAAGGACGCCGACATCGGGGTCGCGATGGGCTCGGGCTCGGAGGCGACCCGCGCGGTGGCCCAGATCGTGCTGATGGACAACAGCTTCGCGACGCTGCCGTCGGTCGTGGCCGAGGGCCGCCGGGTCATCGGCAACATCACCCGGGTCGCCACCCTGTTCCTGACGAAGACCGTCTACTCGGTGCTGCTGGCGATCCTGGTGGTCTGCTTCCAGGTGGAGTACCCGTTCCTGCCGCGCCACCTGACGCTGCTGTCCACCCTGACGATCGGTGTTCCCGCGTTCTTCCTGGCACTCGCTCCCAACAAGGAGCGCGCCAGGCCGCACTTCGTGCGCCGCGTCATGCGGTACGCGGTCCCCTCCGGGGTCATCGCGGCGGCGGCGACCTTCGTCACCTACCTGCTGGCCCGCCACCACTACGCCGGGACGGGGGCGCTGGACGCGGAGACGAGCGCGGCGACGCTCACGCTGTTCCTGGTCTCCATGTGGGTCCTGGCGATCATCGCCCGCCCGTACACATGGTGGCGGATCGCCCTGGTGGCGACGATGGGCCTGTGCTTCCTCATCGTGCTCGCGGTGCCGTGGCTCCAGGACTTCTTCGCCCTGAGGCTGGTCGGGACGACCATGCCGTGGGCCGCGGTCGGGATCGCGGCGGTCGCGGCGGCCGTCCTGGAACTGGCCTGGAGGCTGGTCGGCCGCCGCTTCCCCACGTAG
- a CDS encoding MFS transporter — protein MAAARSSDRSGPLRRAGRAMGRALRAPFTGTARGIRKATHAHGAGESGLGKLIELHAVNGAGDVMITVALASTVFFSVPTDEARGRVALYLAVTMAPFTLLAPVVGPLLDRLPHGRRAAMAGAMFARAVLAITMSGAVATGGLELYPAALGVLVCSKAYGVVRSAVVPRLLPPRFSLVKANSRVTLAGLLATGVAAPIGAGLQSIGSPWPLYGACAIFLGGTVLAFTLPHKVDSAKGERKARLVVPHEDAALPPAPAPVTKGGGSTRTGRRRGRDKPPGLRSVGPSVLHGLQANASHRALSGFLIFYLAFLLREHPLAGQSAAVSLGIVGVAAGVGNACGTAVGSWLRARGPELIVATVLGLALGVAVLAAVFFSTVMVAALTAVAGFTQALSKLSLDAMIQRDVPEEVRTSAFARSETLLQMSWVVGGAIGIALPLNGVVGMSVAAGILALGAGASVRGLLGAARRGSPHPRVA, from the coding sequence GTGGCCGCCGCCAGGTCGTCCGACCGATCCGGCCCGCTCCGCAGGGCGGGCCGGGCGATGGGCCGTGCCCTGCGCGCCCCCTTCACCGGCACCGCGCGGGGGATCCGGAAGGCGACCCACGCCCACGGGGCGGGCGAGTCCGGCCTCGGCAAGCTGATCGAGCTGCACGCGGTCAACGGCGCCGGTGACGTCATGATCACCGTGGCTCTGGCCTCCACGGTGTTCTTCTCCGTACCGACCGACGAGGCGCGCGGGCGCGTCGCCCTCTATCTCGCGGTCACGATGGCTCCCTTCACCCTGCTTGCCCCGGTGGTCGGCCCGCTCCTGGACCGGCTGCCGCACGGCCGCCGCGCGGCGATGGCCGGCGCCATGTTCGCGCGGGCCGTCCTCGCGATCACGATGTCGGGCGCGGTGGCCACGGGCGGCCTGGAGCTCTATCCGGCGGCTCTGGGCGTCCTGGTCTGCTCGAAGGCGTACGGGGTGGTGCGCAGCGCCGTCGTTCCGCGCCTGCTGCCACCCCGCTTCTCCCTGGTGAAGGCGAACTCACGGGTCACCCTGGCGGGTCTGCTGGCGACCGGCGTCGCGGCGCCGATCGGGGCGGGGCTGCAGAGCATCGGCTCCCCCTGGCCCCTCTACGGCGCCTGCGCGATCTTCCTCGGCGGGACCGTCCTCGCCTTCACGCTCCCCCACAAGGTCGACTCCGCGAAGGGGGAACGTAAGGCGCGGCTCGTCGTCCCGCACGAGGACGCGGCCCTTCCACCGGCCCCCGCACCCGTCACCAAGGGCGGCGGGAGCACCAGGACCGGCAGGAGGAGGGGACGGGACAAACCACCGGGACTGCGTTCCGTCGGGCCGTCCGTCCTGCACGGTCTCCAGGCCAACGCCTCGCACCGCGCGCTCTCCGGGTTCCTGATCTTCTACCTGGCGTTCCTGCTGCGTGAGCACCCGCTGGCCGGGCAGAGCGCCGCGGTCTCCCTCGGCATCGTCGGCGTGGCGGCGGGCGTCGGCAACGCCTGCGGCACCGCGGTCGGCTCGTGGCTGAGGGCCCGCGGCCCCGAACTGATCGTCGCCACGGTGCTGGGGCTCGCCCTGGGGGTGGCGGTGCTCGCCGCGGTCTTCTTCAGCACGGTGATGGTGGCCGCGCTCACCGCGGTCGCCGGTTTCACCCAGGCCCTGTCGAAACTGTCGCTGGACGCGATGATCCAGCGCGATGTCCCGGAGGAGGTGCGCACGTCGGCCTTCGCCCGGTCGGAGACACTGCTCCAGATGTCCTGGGTGGTGGGCGGCGCGATCGGTATCGCGCTCCCCCTCAACGGCGTAGTCGGCATGTCGGTCGCCGCCGGGATCCTCGCGCTGGGCGCGGGCGCCTCCGTACGGGGACTCCTGGGGGCCGCGCGGCGCGGCTCACCGCACCCCCGCGTGGCGTGA
- a CDS encoding NCS2 family permease gives MSSSATAPVDQPPMPQQPHGVLDRYFKISERGSTVAREIRGGFATFFAMAYIIVLNPIILGSAKDMYGHQLDGGQLVTATVLAAAFSTLLMGVIGNVPIALAAGLGVNTVVALQLAPRMSWADAMGMVVLAGIVVMLLVATGLRERVMNAVPRSLRKGIAIGIGLFVLLVGLVDSGFVSRIPDAAHTTVPLQLGSDGHLNGWPVLVFILGTLLTLALIVRKVPGAILLSIVVMTVVALVIDAVADLPADAWGLTVPAWPGNPVSSPDFGLIGEVSLFGGFGKVGLLTGILFVFTVLLSCFFDAMGTILGVGDEAKLMDKDGNFPDINKVLLVDGVAVAAGGITSSSASTCFVESTAGVGEGARTGLASVVSGLLFTVALFLTPLATMVPSQAATPALIAVGFLILAGNVRDVDWGDMTLAIPAFLAMLMMPLTYSITNGIGIGCIAFSVMRLAAGRGREVPAAMYVVSAVFVFYYAMPALGLT, from the coding sequence ATGTCCTCCTCGGCCACCGCTCCGGTCGATCAGCCTCCGATGCCGCAGCAGCCGCACGGTGTCCTCGATCGTTACTTCAAGATCTCCGAGCGGGGGTCGACGGTCGCTCGCGAGATCCGGGGTGGCTTCGCCACCTTCTTCGCGATGGCGTACATCATCGTGCTGAACCCGATCATCCTCGGCAGCGCGAAGGACATGTACGGGCACCAGCTCGACGGTGGTCAGCTCGTCACGGCCACCGTGCTGGCGGCCGCCTTCTCCACGCTGCTGATGGGCGTCATCGGCAACGTGCCGATCGCGCTCGCCGCCGGCCTGGGCGTCAACACGGTCGTCGCCCTCCAGCTCGCCCCCCGCATGAGCTGGGCGGACGCGATGGGCATGGTCGTCCTGGCGGGCATCGTCGTGATGCTGCTGGTCGCGACCGGGCTGCGGGAGCGCGTGATGAACGCGGTGCCGCGCTCGCTCCGGAAGGGCATCGCGATCGGCATCGGCCTCTTCGTGCTGCTGGTCGGCCTGGTCGACTCGGGCTTCGTCTCCCGCATCCCGGACGCCGCGCACACCACGGTGCCGCTGCAGCTCGGCAGTGACGGTCACCTCAACGGCTGGCCCGTCCTGGTCTTCATCCTCGGCACGCTGCTGACCCTCGCGCTGATCGTCCGCAAGGTCCCCGGCGCGATCCTGCTCTCCATCGTCGTGATGACGGTCGTCGCGCTGGTCATCGACGCCGTCGCGGACCTGCCGGCCGACGCCTGGGGCCTGACGGTCCCGGCGTGGCCGGGAAACCCGGTGTCGTCGCCGGACTTCGGGCTGATCGGCGAAGTGAGCCTGTTCGGCGGCTTCGGCAAGGTCGGCCTGCTGACGGGCATCCTCTTCGTCTTCACCGTGCTGCTGTCCTGCTTCTTCGATGCGATGGGCACCATCCTCGGCGTCGGCGACGAGGCCAAGCTGATGGACAAGGACGGCAACTTCCCGGACATCAACAAGGTCCTGCTCGTCGACGGTGTCGCCGTCGCCGCGGGTGGCATCACCTCCTCCTCGGCCTCGACCTGCTTCGTGGAGTCCACGGCGGGCGTCGGCGAGGGAGCCCGTACGGGCCTCGCGAGCGTGGTGAGCGGCCTGCTCTTCACGGTGGCGCTGTTCCTGACGCCGCTGGCGACGATGGTCCCGTCGCAGGCGGCCACCCCGGCGCTGATCGCGGTCGGGTTCCTGATCCTCGCGGGCAATGTGCGGGACGTCGACTGGGGCGACATGACCCTCGCGATCCCGGCGTTCCTCGCGATGCTGATGATGCCGCTCACGTACTCGATCACCAACGGCATCGGCATCGGCTGCATCGCCTTCAGCGTGATGCGCCTGGCCGCCGGCCGCGGCCGTGAGGTCCCGGCGGCCATGTACGTGGTGTCCGCGGTCTTCGTCTTCTACTACGCGATGCCGGCGCTCGGCCTCACGTAA
- a CDS encoding DUF5707 domain-containing protein, which translates to MRIRATVAAVSGALALSALAVPAAQADDGRTWTPDFGFNAPERPTGRLAARAVTSNSDLKITKAVVNGGKAIVVGTTAPKKVTVAITATDDSGIADAGTILWIGSDLESDDSFGFAQNEDAAKCKAVNATTSTCTLTVTVDPGWLINSDATSWKVGAAVRSKDGQVVQKDAFARTKLQRLSKITVNAAPEPVKKGKTITVTGKLSRANWDLGTYKGYATQAVKLQFRKKNSSTYTTVKTIKSSSTGALKTTVKASADGYWRYSFAGTSTTPAVTAAGDFVDVK; encoded by the coding sequence ATGCGTATTCGTGCCACTGTCGCCGCTGTTTCCGGCGCCCTGGCCCTGTCCGCTCTCGCCGTTCCGGCGGCGCAGGCCGACGACGGCCGCACCTGGACGCCGGACTTCGGGTTCAACGCCCCCGAGCGGCCGACCGGTCGCCTGGCGGCTCGTGCGGTCACCTCGAACAGCGACCTCAAGATCACCAAGGCTGTCGTCAACGGTGGCAAGGCAATCGTGGTGGGCACCACCGCTCCGAAGAAGGTCACCGTCGCCATCACGGCGACGGACGACTCGGGCATCGCCGACGCGGGAACGATCCTGTGGATCGGCAGCGACCTCGAATCCGACGACAGCTTCGGGTTCGCGCAGAACGAGGACGCCGCCAAGTGCAAGGCGGTCAACGCCACGACCTCCACCTGCACCCTCACCGTCACCGTCGACCCGGGGTGGCTGATCAACTCCGACGCGACCAGCTGGAAGGTCGGCGCCGCGGTGCGCAGCAAGGACGGCCAGGTCGTCCAGAAGGACGCCTTCGCCAGGACGAAGCTCCAGCGCCTCTCCAAGATCACCGTCAACGCCGCCCCGGAGCCCGTCAAGAAGGGCAAGACCATCACGGTCACCGGCAAGCTCTCGCGTGCCAACTGGGATCTCGGTACGTACAAGGGCTACGCCACCCAGGCCGTCAAGCTGCAGTTCCGCAAGAAGAACAGCAGCACCTACACCACCGTCAAGACCATCAAGTCGAGCAGCACCGGCGCGCTGAAGACCACCGTCAAGGCGTCCGCGGACGGCTACTGGCGCTACAGCTTCGCCGGTACGTCCACCACCCCGGCCGTCACGGCCGCGGGTGACTTCGTCGACGTGAAGTAG
- a CDS encoding molecular chaperone Hsp90: protein MNATEGADPFGTARLRRGVLDAWGAGPARFREDANAEEDLALGGYRDRLVVELAQNAADAAARAGVPGRLRLTLRAASGDGPAVLAAANSGAPLDATGVESLSTLRASAKREGHESAVGRFGVGFAAVLAVSDEPAVIGRHGGVRWSLAEARDLARQAAVGSPGLGDELRRRDGHVPLLRLPLPAEGTAPDGYDTVVVLPLRDGVAEDLVGRLLDGVDDALLLTLPGLDEVVIETPDGARTLRRSQHGPYTHVDDSARGLHRWRTAAGSGSLEPALLADRPVEERLRPYWSVTWAVPVDEDGAPQHPRTAPVVHAPTPTDEPLGVPALLIASLPLDTTRRHPAPGPLTDFLVERAADAYAELLAGWEPVSVATIALVPGALGKGRLDGALRAAILERLPRIAFLEPAAPRDPAEAAGQWDDWDGAGTPGRDTAALRPVEAEVVEGAGAETVRVLAEVLPCLLPAGLERRTELRTLGVARVPLTEAVDRLAGLERDPEWWRRLYDSLAGVDPDRLSGLPVPLAGPADAPRTTIGPRQVLLPLPDAPGSPVLDKLARLGLKVAHPDAAHPLLEKLGALPATPRAVLTTPQVRAAVAGSLDAGEIWDEDALDADELAETVLTLVRDADLAPGDEPWLGALALPDEDGEPAPAGELVLPDSPFAQVMREGELALCDAELAARWGEQPLTACGVLATFALVRATDVVLDPDELEPRDSDFAEPDDAGLLDAVDVWCEDVLDQLPDTPVPPVATELVAVRDLDLVDDDAWPQALAMLARPPLRDALTQPVRVLLPDGTTQSVRPYTAWWLRDHPVLDGRRPAGLRAAGGDPRLEGLYDSADATGFDDAQVLRALGVRTSVAALLDEPGGAAELLGRLADEERPVGPVQLHSLYTALAELDPEQVTLPDELRAVVGDEVRVADAADVVIADAPDLLPLAGGLPLLPVAPARAAELADLLQVRRLGESVEAAVTTEGEEHRVPDSVRILLGAGTPGSYVEHGELRAGGVELDWRRTPDGVVHASTLEGVAAGLAWAAGQWPRRFEVAALLEDPSRTEELARDRWFD, encoded by the coding sequence ATGAATGCGACCGAGGGGGCCGATCCGTTCGGGACGGCGCGACTGCGGCGCGGCGTGCTCGACGCCTGGGGCGCGGGTCCCGCCCGCTTCCGGGAGGACGCCAACGCCGAGGAGGACCTCGCGCTCGGCGGCTACCGTGACCGGCTGGTCGTCGAACTGGCGCAGAACGCCGCCGACGCCGCCGCCCGCGCCGGGGTACCCGGCAGGCTCCGCCTCACCCTGCGCGCCGCGTCCGGTGACGGCCCCGCCGTCCTGGCCGCCGCCAACAGCGGTGCCCCGCTCGACGCCACCGGCGTCGAGTCGCTGAGCACGCTGCGCGCCTCGGCCAAGCGTGAGGGCCACGAGTCGGCCGTCGGCCGTTTCGGCGTCGGCTTCGCCGCCGTGCTGGCCGTCAGCGACGAGCCCGCCGTGATCGGACGCCACGGAGGCGTCCGCTGGTCCCTCGCGGAGGCCCGCGACCTCGCGCGCCAGGCGGCCGTCGGAAGCCCCGGCCTCGGTGACGAGCTGCGCCGCCGCGACGGGCACGTACCGCTGCTCCGGCTCCCGCTGCCCGCCGAGGGCACCGCGCCCGACGGGTACGACACCGTCGTCGTCCTGCCTCTCCGGGACGGCGTCGCCGAGGACCTCGTGGGCAGGCTGCTCGACGGGGTCGACGACGCGCTGCTGCTCACCCTGCCCGGCCTCGACGAGGTCGTGATCGAAACGCCCGACGGCGCACGGACGTTGCGTCGCTCGCAGCACGGCCCTTACACGCACGTCGACGACTCCGCGCGTGGCCTCCACCGCTGGCGCACCGCCGCAGGCAGCGGCTCGCTGGAGCCCGCGCTGCTGGCCGACCGGCCCGTCGAGGAGCGGCTGCGTCCCTACTGGTCGGTGACGTGGGCCGTTCCCGTCGACGAGGACGGGGCGCCCCAGCACCCCCGTACGGCGCCCGTCGTGCATGCCCCGACCCCCACCGACGAGCCCCTCGGCGTCCCCGCCCTGCTGATCGCCTCGCTGCCGCTGGACACCACCCGCCGGCACCCCGCGCCCGGCCCGCTGACCGACTTCCTGGTGGAGCGCGCGGCCGACGCGTACGCGGAGCTGCTCGCCGGGTGGGAGCCCGTCTCCGTCGCCACGATCGCGCTGGTGCCCGGCGCGCTCGGCAAGGGGCGGCTCGACGGTGCCCTGCGTGCCGCGATCCTCGAGCGGCTGCCCCGCATCGCGTTCCTGGAGCCCGCGGCTCCCCGGGACCCCGCCGAGGCGGCGGGTCAGTGGGACGACTGGGACGGCGCGGGGACGCCGGGCCGGGACACGGCCGCGCTGCGGCCGGTCGAGGCCGAGGTGGTCGAGGGCGCGGGCGCGGAGACCGTACGGGTCCTCGCCGAGGTCCTTCCCTGTCTGCTGCCCGCCGGGCTGGAGCGCCGCACCGAGCTGCGCACCCTCGGCGTCGCCCGGGTCCCGCTGACCGAGGCCGTCGACCGGCTGGCCGGCCTGGAGCGTGACCCGGAGTGGTGGCGGCGGCTGTACGACAGCCTGGCCGGTGTCGACCCCGACCGGCTCTCAGGGCTGCCCGTCCCGCTCGCGGGGCCGGCGGACGCGCCCCGGACCACCATCGGCCCCCGCCAGGTCCTCCTGCCGCTGCCGGACGCGCCGGGCTCGCCCGTCCTCGACAAGCTGGCCCGGCTCGGGCTGAAGGTGGCCCACCCCGACGCCGCCCACCCCCTGCTGGAGAAGCTGGGCGCGCTGCCCGCCACCCCCCGGGCCGTCCTGACGACCCCGCAGGTCCGTGCCGCCGTCGCCGGTTCGCTGGACGCGGGCGAGATCTGGGACGAGGACGCCCTGGACGCGGACGAGCTCGCCGAGACCGTCCTCACCCTCGTGCGCGACGCGGACCTCGCACCCGGCGACGAGCCCTGGCTGGGGGCGCTGGCCCTGCCCGACGAGGACGGCGAACCGGCGCCCGCCGGTGAACTCGTCCTGCCGGACAGCCCGTTCGCCCAGGTGATGCGTGAGGGCGAACTCGCCCTGTGCGACGCCGAGCTGGCCGCGCGCTGGGGCGAGCAGCCCCTGACCGCCTGCGGGGTGCTGGCCACCTTCGCACTCGTACGGGCCACCGACGTCGTCCTGGACCCGGACGAACTGGAGCCCCGGGACAGCGACTTCGCCGAGCCCGACGACGCCGGTCTGCTCGACGCGGTCGACGTGTGGTGCGAGGACGTCCTGGACCAGCTCCCTGACACCCCGGTCCCCCCGGTCGCCACGGAGCTCGTCGCCGTACGCGACCTGGACCTCGTCGACGACGACGCCTGGCCGCAGGCCCTCGCCATGCTGGCCCGTCCACCGCTGCGCGACGCGCTGACCCAGCCGGTACGGGTGCTGCTCCCGGACGGTACGACGCAGTCGGTGCGGCCCTACACCGCGTGGTGGCTGCGGGACCACCCCGTGCTCGACGGCCGCCGCCCGGCCGGCCTCCGCGCGGCGGGTGGCGACCCGCGCCTGGAGGGTCTGTACGACTCCGCCGACGCCACCGGTTTCGACGACGCGCAGGTGCTGCGCGCACTCGGCGTACGGACCTCGGTGGCGGCGCTGCTGGACGAACCGGGCGGGGCGGCCGAACTGCTGGGGCGGCTCGCGGACGAGGAGCGTCCCGTCGGTCCGGTGCAGCTGCACTCGCTCTACACGGCGCTCGCCGAGCTGGACCCCGAACAGGTCACGCTGCCCGACGAGTTGCGGGCCGTCGTAGGCGACGAGGTGCGGGTCGCCGACGCGGCGGACGTCGTGATCGCCGACGCCCCCGACCTGCTGCCGCTGGCCGGAGGCCTCCCGCTGCTCCCGGTGGCCCCGGCGCGTGCGGCCGAGCTGGCCGACCTGCTCCAGGTGCGGCGGCTCGGCGAGAGCGTCGAGGCCGCGGTGACGACGGAGGGCGAGGAGCACCGGGTGCCGGACTCCGTGCGGATCCTGCTCGGCGCCGGAACCCCCGGCAGCTACGTCGAGCACGGGGAACTGCGCGCGGGCGGTGTGGAGCTGGACTGGCGCCGCACTCCGGACGGGGTGGTCCACGCCTCCACGCTGGAGGGCGTGGCGGCCGGTCTCGCCTGGGCCGCCGGCCAGTGGCCGCGCCGCTTCGAGGTGGCCGCGCTGCTGGAGGACCCGTCGCGCACGGAGGAGCTGGCCCGGGACCGCTGGTTCGACTGA
- a CDS encoding DUF3027 domain-containing protein: MSAATTRSRTARTPAPDRLCAEAVDLARAAAEEAAAPGVVGEHVALVSEGDRVVTHYFESKEPGYRGWRWAVTVARASRAKNVTLDETVLLPGSDALLAPEWVPWSERLRPGDMGPGDLLPTEAEDPRLEPGWTGEDEPLPNSAVSDVSQELAALADAEDAELTTLPGTVRGSIASVAEELGTRRARVLSRYGLGLAADRWDEEFGARTPMAQAAPASCVSCAFLVPMTGSLRQAFGVCANEFAPADGRVVSLSYGCGGHSEAAVMPKPPKPAPHALDTMRVDDYQLRPADDSGSVPAQPDGSTEDLGHS, translated from the coding sequence GTGAGTGCTGCGACGACGCGAAGCCGTACGGCCCGTACCCCCGCCCCTGACCGTCTGTGCGCCGAGGCGGTAGACCTCGCACGCGCGGCGGCGGAGGAAGCTGCCGCGCCAGGAGTGGTGGGTGAGCACGTGGCCCTGGTCTCCGAGGGGGACCGGGTCGTCACGCACTACTTCGAGTCCAAGGAGCCCGGCTACCGGGGCTGGCGCTGGGCGGTGACGGTCGCCAGGGCCTCCCGCGCCAAGAACGTCACGCTTGACGAAACGGTGCTGCTGCCCGGGTCCGACGCGCTCCTCGCCCCCGAGTGGGTGCCCTGGAGCGAGCGGCTGCGGCCCGGTGACATGGGCCCCGGCGACCTCCTGCCGACCGAGGCGGAGGACCCGCGCCTGGAGCCCGGCTGGACGGGCGAGGACGAGCCCCTGCCGAACTCCGCCGTCTCCGACGTGTCGCAGGAGCTGGCCGCCCTCGCCGACGCGGAGGACGCGGAGCTGACGACGCTGCCCGGGACGGTCCGCGGCTCGATCGCCTCGGTCGCGGAGGAGCTCGGCACGCGCCGTGCGCGGGTGCTGTCCCGTTACGGGCTGGGGCTCGCGGCGGACCGGTGGGACGAGGAGTTCGGCGCGAGGACGCCCATGGCGCAGGCGGCGCCGGCGTCGTGCGTCAGCTGTGCGTTCCTGGTGCCGATGACGGGCTCGCTGAGGCAGGCCTTCGGGGTCTGCGCGAACGAGTTCGCCCCGGCGGACGGCCGGGTGGTCTCCCTGTCGTACGGCTGCGGTGGTCACTCCGAGGCGGCGGTCATGCCGAAGCCGCCGAAGCCGGCGCCGCACGCGCTGGACACGATGCGGGTGGACGACTACCAGCTGCGTCCGGCGGACGACTCGGGTTCGGTCCCGGCCCAGCCCGACGGCTCGACGGAAGACCTCGGCCACTCCTGA
- a CDS encoding DUF2530 domain-containing protein: MEKWTPKHEAPEPLEGPVVATVTGGTILWFVLFLVQVPFYGWFDDRGHAWWIWVCLAGAGLGLIGIWYVRGRDAAIKRASARAAAEGTAPDTAHH, translated from the coding sequence ATGGAGAAGTGGACACCCAAGCACGAGGCACCCGAGCCCCTGGAGGGGCCGGTCGTCGCCACCGTCACCGGCGGCACGATCCTCTGGTTCGTCCTCTTCCTCGTCCAGGTCCCCTTCTACGGCTGGTTCGACGACCGCGGGCACGCCTGGTGGATCTGGGTCTGCCTGGCCGGCGCGGGACTCGGCCTGATCGGCATCTGGTACGTCCGCGGGCGTGACGCGGCGATCAAGCGGGCCTCCGCACGGGCCGCCGCCGAGGGGACCGCTCCGGACACCGCGCACCACTGA